Proteins from one Drosophila gunungcola strain Sukarami chromosome 3R, Dgunungcola_SK_2, whole genome shotgun sequence genomic window:
- the LOC128252562 gene encoding nuclear receptor-binding protein homolog, with protein MSNSQANAGNSGSAVADEPSQHHPPLAPAPANASCPAAPPASQPTQQQAPQSQQAPPHIVGASTADAGSGVAVGVSVGVGVVAGSEGVNLDSSPRESGDDSEDESEILEESPCGRWLKRREEVDQRDVPGIDCVHLAMDTEEGVEVVWNEVQYASLQELKSQEEKMRQVFDNLLQLDHQNIVKFHRYWTDTQQAERPRVVFITEYMSSGSLKQFLKRTKRNAKRLPLESWRRWCTQILSALSYLHSCSPPIIHGNLTCDSIFIQHNGLVKIGSVVPDAVHYSVRRGREWERERERGAHYFQAPEYGAADQLTAALDIYAFGMCALEMAALEIQPSNSESTAISEETIQRTIFSLENDLQRDLIRKCLNPQPQDRPSANDLLFHPLLFEVHSLKLLTAHCLVFSPANRTMFSETAFDGLMQRYYQPDVIMAQLRLAGGQERQYRLADVSGADKLEKFVEDVKYGVYPLITYSGKKPPNFRSRAASPERADSVKSATPEPVDTESRRIVNMMCSVKIKEDSNDITMTILLRMDDKMNRQLTCQVNENDTAADLTSELVRLGFVHLDDQDKIQVLLEETLKAGVMSDGAGAESSGAGVTTTATMAALEQLERNWSISSDTDQQGTAVMYVPQEQQQHPDLDVDVDQSGTTSN; from the exons ATGTCAAATAGCCAAGCAAATGCCGGCAACAGCGGTAGCGCGGTAGCGGATGAACCGAGCCAGCACCACCCCCCCTTGGCGCCCGCCCCTGCGAATGCATCCTGCCCAGCAGCGCCGCCAGCGTCGCAGCCGACGCAGCAGCAGGCACCGCAGTCGCAGCAAGCGCCCCCGCACATAGTTGGTGCCTCAACAGCTGATGCGGGCAGCGGCGTTGCGGTCGGCGTCAGCGTTGGCGTTGGCGTCGTCGCCGGCAGTGAGGGCGTCAATCTGGACTCGTCGCCACGCGAATCCGGGGACGATTCGGAGGATGAGAGCGAGATCCTGGAGGAGTCGCCCTGCGGACGCTGGCTGAAGCGGCGCGAGGAGGTGGACCAGCGCGACGTGCCCGGGATCGACTGCGTTCATCTGGCCATGGACACCGAGGAGGGCGTGGAGGTCGTGTGGAACGAGGTGCAATATGCCAGCCTGCAGGAGTTGAAGTCGCAGGAGGAGAAGATGCGGCAGGTGTTCGACAACCTGCTGCAGCTGGACCACCAGAACATCGTCAAGTTCCACCGCTACTGGACGGACACGCAGCAGGCGGAGCGGCCCCGGGTGGTCTTCATCACCGAGTACATGTCGAGCGGGTCGCTGAAACAGTTCCTCAAGCGCACCAAGCGCAACGCCAAGCGGCTGCCGCTGGAGTCGTGGCGCCGCTGGTGCACCCAGATTCTGTCCGCGCTCAGCTATTTGCATTCCTGCTCGCCGCCCATCATCCACGGCAACTTAACCTGTGATAGCATCTTCATCCAGCACAACGGCCTGGTCAAGATCGGCTCGGTGGTCCCGGACGCTGTGCACTACAGCGTGCGGCGGGGCCGTGAGTGGGAGCGAGAACGCGAGCGGGGCGCCCACTACTTCCAGGCGCCAGAATACGGCGCCGCCGACCAGCTGACCGCCGCGCTCGACATCTACGCCTTCGGGATGTGCGCCCTGGAAATGGCCGCCCTGGAGATCCAGCCCAGCAACAGCGAGTCGACTGCCATCAGTGAGGAGACCATCCAGCGCACAATCTTCAGCCTGGAGAACGATCTGCAGCGCGACCTGATACGGAAGTGTCTCAATCCGCAGCCGCAGGACCGGCCCAGTGCCAACGATCTGCTTTTTCACCCACTGCTTTTCGAG GTGCACTCCCTGAAACTGCTGACTGCCCATTGTCTGGTCTTCTCGCCCGCCAACCGCACCATGTTCTCGGAAACCGCCTTCGACGGGCTGATGCAGCGTTACTACCAGCCGGACGTGATTATGGCCCAGCTGCGGCTGGCCGGCGGCCAGGAGCGTCAGTATCGCCTGGCAGACGTTTCGGGTGCCGACAAACTGGAGAAGTTCGTTGAGGACGTCAAGTACGGTGTGTATCCGCTAATTACGTACAGCGGCAAGAAGCCGCCCAATTTCCGGTCGAGGGCCGCCTCCCCGGAGCGGGCTGACTCCGTAAAGTCGGCCACGCCGGAGCCGGTGGACACGGAGTCGCGGCGCATCGTTAACATGATGTGCAGCGTGAAAATCAAGGAGGACAGCAATGACATAACCATGACAATACTGCTGCGCATGGACGACAAAATGAACCGTCAGCTGACATGCCAGGTCAACGAGAACGATACGGCGGCGGACCTCACGAGCGAACTTGTGCGCCTGGGCTTTGTCCACCTTGACGACCAAGACAAGATCCAGGTGCTGCTGGAAGAGACGCTCAAAGCAGGCGTTATGAGCGACGGTGCCGGGGCAGAGAGCTCCGGTGCGGGGGTAACCACCACGGCGACCATGGCGGCCTTAGAGCAGCTGGAGCGCAACTGGTCGATATCCTCGGACACGGACCAGCAGGGCACTGCCGTGATGTACGtgccgcaggagcagcagcagcatccggATCTGGACGTGGACGTGGATCAGTCGGGAACGACGAGCAATTGA
- the LOC128252564 gene encoding m7GpppX diphosphatase encodes MPEPVENAEVKSPSYDLSKFRLKRILTNNSVRKSISLLGTFPDISETDDAIVVFEKNAYRESDVATPESPSEESPKKPSYFNANLKVSTEFVNNIYGSFQVVPSRDLCGVKSTVIYPATDKHIEKYSVCQKYLIRETPDLYQKITLPYLTSSQFSLEWVYNILEHKQEKERIVFEDADPETGFILLPDLKWDGRNVENLYLLGIIHKHDIKSLRDLNGSHLDLLRNLRQASKDAISKRYGLNPNQLRMYFHYQPSFYHLHVHINPVRNDAPGIWCEKSHMLDTVINNLELLPDYYQRATLPFVLYEGNKLLDLYEQEQPIRKVAVLSDDKEQAEQERTDPAATEGFSDVEPEERQCKRIKLATPEPKEAEATVQSCA; translated from the exons atgccGGAACCAGTTGAAAACGCAGAGGTAAAGTCGCCGTCTTACGACTTGTCCAAATTCCGGCTGAAGCGGATTTTAACCAACAACAGTGTGAGGAAGAGCATTTCCCTCCTCGGAACTTTTCCCGACATTTCGGAAACTGACGATGCAATTGTAGTGTTTGAGAAAAATG CTTACCGCGAAAGCGATGTGGCCACGCCAGAGTCGCCATCTGAGGAGTCTCCAAAGAAACCAAGTTATTTTAACGCCAACTTGAAGGTGTCCACTGAGTTTGTCAATAATATTTACGGCAGTTTTCAGGTTGTGCCCAGCCGAGATTTGTGCG GCGTCAAAAGCACAGTTATATATCCCGCCACCGATAAGCACATCGAGAAATATTCCGTTTGCCAAAAATATCTCATTCGGGAGACGCCGGATCTCTATCAAAAGATAACGCTCCCATATTTGACCTCAAGCCAGTTCTCCCTAGAGTGGGTCTATAACATACTCGAGCACAAACAGGAGAAGGAGCGGATCGTGTTTGAGGACGCGGATCCGGAAACTGGCTTCATTCTCCTTCCCGATCTCAAATGGGACGGACGCAATGTGGAAAACCTATACCTGCTGGGCATTATCCACAAGCATGATATCAAATCGCTGCGGGATCTGAACGGAAGCCACCTCGATCTGCTGCGTAATCTGCGCCAGGCGTCGAAGGACGCAATCTCCAAGCGCTACGGCCTTAATCCCAACCAGCTGCGCATGTACTTCCACTACCAGCCGTCCTTCTACCACCTGCATGTGCACATCAATCCGGTTCGGAACGATGCCCCTGGCATCTGGTGTGAGAAGTCGCACATGCTGGACACTGTGATCAACAACTTGGAGTTACTGCCGGACTATTATCAGCGAGCTACCTTGCCTTTTGTCCTGTACGAAGGCAATAAGCTGTTGGATCTCTACGAGCAGGAGCAACCTATTCGAAAGGTAGCCGTATTGAGTGATGACAAGGAGCAGGCTGAGCAGGAACGTACAGACCCCGCAGCAACCGAAGGCTTCAGCGATGTGGAGCCGGAGGAAAGACAGTGCAAGCGCATTAAGCTGGCCACTCCGGAGCCCAAAGAGGCCGAAGCTACTGTCCAGTCGTGTGCCTAA